The DNA window AGACCGTGTCCGGGCTGTCCTGGTACACCGCGGAAACGGTCTACAGCCCCTACGGCGAGATCCTGCGTACCGCCTCCGGCAACGCACCGAACCGCGTGTGGACCACGAACACCTACGACCCCCACACCGGACGGGTCGCCTCGGCGACCAGCCACAAGGAGACACGTGACTCCGCGTCCGGCTCGAATCTCCTCTCCTCCCTCAGCTACACCTACGACTCGGTCGGCAACCCGACCTCCATCACCGACACCTACCCCGGCATCACCCCGCAGTCCCCGACCCTCGTCGACCGTCAGTGCTACACCTACGACGCCATGGGACAGCTCGTCCGAGCTTGGACGGGCAAGACGGAAGGCTGCCCCACCGGTCCCGCGGGCCCGGCGCGCACGGAAGTGGGATCGGGTACGCCGGGTGACGCCTACTGGCAGGACTACCAGTTCGACGCCATAGGCAACCGCACCAGGCTGACCGATCGCGACCCCACCAACAGCGCCCTCGACGACGAGACGACGTACACGTACGGCGTGGAGATCAGGGGCGGCGCCCTGCCGAACCCGAAGAAGCAGCCCCACGCCCTGACCAAGGTCAACAAGACCACCAGGACGCCTGGTTCCTCGGTCGACTCCCTGTCCACCTACACCTACAGCGCGGCGGGCAGCGCCAAGACCCGCACCATCGACGGTGACACCCAAACCCTGAACTGGGACCACCGCAGCAAGCTCCTCTCGGCCACCAGCCCCGGCATCGGCTCCGTCGCGGTCACGGGCCTTTCCGGCAAGTGCCTCGACGTCCAGGACGGCAACACCACTGACGGCACCCCCGTCCAGCTGCTCTCCTGCAACGAGAGCAAGCCCCAGCAGTGGCGCATCACCGGCGACACCGTCCGCGCTCTCGGCAAATGCCTCACCTCCGAAAACGGCAAGGCCGTCCTGAAGGCCTGCAAGCCGGGCGAGGCGAGTCAGAAGTTCACCTACCGGGAGACGGACAAGGCCCTTATCACCGGCACCAACCAGTGCCTCACCGTCCCCAGCGACAATGACGCCGAGGGCAACGACCTGCACACCTTCACGTGTGCCGGCCCGGCCGTCACGGCGGCGCAGCAGTGGAGCTTCGGCAACCTCACCAGCTACCTCTACGACGCGTCCGGCAACCGGGTCGTCCAGGAAACCGGAAGCGCCCGCACCCTCTACCTCGGTGAAACCGAGATCACCGTCGACAAGGCCGGCAAGGCCATCGACGCCGTCCGCTACTACAACAGCCCCAGCGCCCCGACCACGGTCCGCCGCACCAACGGCAAGACCACCGGCCACACCCTGTCGCACCTGCTCACCGACCACCACAACACGGCGACCATCAGCGTCGACCAAAAGGCCGGCCAGCCGGTCACCCGGCGCAAATCCGACCCGTACGGCAACCCGCGGGGTGGCCAGCCCTCCAGTTGGCCCGGCGACCGCACTTTCCTCGGCACCGGCAAGAACGACAACACCACGGGCCTGACCCACATCGGCGCCCGCGAATACGAGGCCAGCACCGGCCGCTTCATCACGGTCGACCCGGTCATCGACATCACCGACCC is part of the Streptomyces spororaveus genome and encodes:
- a CDS encoding polymorphic toxin type 43 domain-containing protein, coding for MVQTVSGLSWYTAETVYSPYGEILRTASGNAPNRVWTTNTYDPHTGRVASATSHKETRDSASGSNLLSSLSYTYDSVGNPTSITDTYPGITPQSPTLVDRQCYTYDAMGQLVRAWTGKTEGCPTGPAGPARTEVGSGTPGDAYWQDYQFDAIGNRTRLTDRDPTNSALDDETTYTYGVEIRGGALPNPKKQPHALTKVNKTTRTPGSSVDSLSTYTYSAAGSAKTRTIDGDTQTLNWDHRSKLLSATSPGIGSVAVTGLSGKCLDVQDGNTTDGTPVQLLSCNESKPQQWRITGDTVRALGKCLTSENGKAVLKACKPGEASQKFTYRETDKALITGTNQCLTVPSDNDAEGNDLHTFTCAGPAVTAAQQWSFGNLTSYLYDASGNRVVQETGSARTLYLGETEITVDKAGKAIDAVRYYNSPSAPTTVRRTNGKTTGHTLSHLLTDHHNTATISVDQKAGQPVTRRKSDPYGNPRGGQPSSWPGDRTFLGTGKNDNTTGLTHIGAREYEASTGRFITVDPVIDITDPLQMNGYTYANGNPITNLDPDGLKYFEGDNSDPGFQAASQNVVEVAQARQDRRNDIRQNTRNTFERTRYKLLSGKKGYIRNSKSTSGKEFDRMMNKYDPNGGSITKQISFKMWMFGAPQEEIDYFNRNYCEFIKCNDWLESLATGELISSDIYEKPNAQVMGEMFAGGMLSRAGATKKVNGAAGKPCGNSFVAGTHVLLADGTSRPIEDLVGGDEVLATDPETGETSKKAITATIYTEDDKTYVDLTVQTPDGVKSITTTGHHPFWSESDQAWKNAEDLKPGETLRTDGGPSVAIAATHAYEAFNQTFNLTVADLHTYYVLAGATPVLVHNCNVIDGSGPARGVLEVSDRVKSVGAVKNFNPKGERDFVFDPTTGRFATGADQGVGGHDFLGSAIGADKSTMVGGRLRRGPDGELQTNQWSGHYGMNWDDSARKAFQDFMGQHGITVSHTPSMHW